The Prosthecobacter dejongeii genome window below encodes:
- a CDS encoding RluA family pseudouridine synthase — MDWIITEQNDIGQRLDKHLTGRLTDLSRSRLQDLIRDGHITLNGRATKASIALKPGDTISVTIPEASAVAVVAQDIPLEILFEDKDILVLNKPPGLVVHPAAGNPDGTLVNALLHHCDDLSGIGGEMRPGIVHRLDKDTSGCMVVAKNDIAHRRLSEAFAERRMSKIYLAAINGVPKEKSGRIQNLIGRHPVDRKRMAILYDGAGKEAITEWEQLSVYKDTALIRCKLLTGRTHQIRVHMKEGLGFPILGDPIYGHPNRQKISTPRLMLHAWKLSLHHPIHDQPMNFEATVPVEYGPWLAK, encoded by the coding sequence GTGGACTGGATCATCACCGAGCAGAACGATATTGGGCAACGATTGGACAAGCATCTTACGGGACGTCTTACTGACTTGTCACGCTCTCGGTTGCAAGATTTGATTCGTGACGGGCACATCACACTCAACGGTCGCGCGACCAAAGCCAGCATCGCTCTGAAGCCTGGAGACACCATTTCCGTCACCATCCCGGAAGCTTCTGCGGTAGCTGTGGTGGCGCAGGACATCCCCCTGGAAATCTTATTTGAAGATAAAGACATCCTGGTGCTCAACAAGCCCCCAGGTCTCGTCGTCCACCCTGCTGCGGGTAATCCAGACGGGACCCTGGTCAACGCCCTGCTGCACCATTGCGATGACCTAAGCGGAATCGGAGGTGAGATGCGGCCTGGTATCGTTCATAGACTCGATAAAGACACCAGTGGCTGCATGGTAGTAGCGAAGAACGACATCGCCCACCGCCGTCTCTCCGAAGCATTTGCCGAGCGGCGCATGAGTAAAATCTACCTCGCCGCCATCAATGGAGTGCCCAAGGAGAAAAGCGGCCGCATCCAAAACCTCATTGGCCGCCATCCGGTAGATCGGAAGCGCATGGCGATCCTTTATGATGGAGCAGGGAAAGAGGCCATCACCGAGTGGGAACAACTCTCCGTTTACAAAGACACAGCCCTCATTCGCTGCAAACTTCTGACAGGGAGGACGCACCAGATCCGGGTCCACATGAAGGAGGGGCTGGGCTTCCCCATCCTGGGAGACCCCATCTACGGTCACCCGAACAGGCAAAAAATCTCCACGCCAAGGCTGATGCTGCACGCCTGGAAGCTCAGCCTACACCACCCGATCCATGACCAGCCGATGAACTTCGAAGCGACAGTCCCCGTAGAGTATGGTCCCTGGCTGGCCAAATAA
- a CDS encoding GAF domain-containing protein has translation MFSASMSLPATPTSDDWSRFLETTIAAFGCVTGTLHRFDTADQHLKLVAQVGIPPQLMPVIQSIPIGKGIAGAAAERREPVELCNLQTDTSGVAREGAKQTQVQGSLAVPVLEGERLCGTLGIGKREPYDFTEAEKRRLTDLAAEVAARLAP, from the coding sequence ATGTTTTCTGCTTCTATGAGCTTGCCTGCCACCCCCACTTCTGACGACTGGAGTCGTTTTCTCGAAACCACCATCGCTGCATTTGGCTGCGTGACGGGCACCCTGCACCGTTTTGATACGGCGGATCAACACCTGAAATTGGTGGCCCAGGTAGGCATTCCTCCGCAGCTCATGCCTGTGATTCAGTCCATCCCCATCGGCAAAGGAATCGCCGGGGCGGCGGCGGAACGGCGAGAGCCTGTGGAACTCTGCAATTTGCAGACGGATACCAGTGGGGTGGCGCGTGAGGGAGCCAAGCAGACTCAGGTCCAGGGTAGCCTAGCGGTGCCGGTTCTGGAGGGGGAGCGTCTTTGCGGCACTTTGGGTATCGGCAAACGGGAGCCGTACGACTTTACCGAGGCTGAAAAACGGAGGCTTACAGACTTGGCTGCCGAAGTGGCTGCCAGACTGGCCCCGTGA
- a CDS encoding protein kinase domain-containing protein, giving the protein MTPPPEQSYLSTCPVCQNQIDVTSLEPFTKLKCPFCGQMVRVRRKFDHFMIVRQIGEGGMSRVFEAEDETLGRRVALKILNRQYSRDAARVEQFRQEALITANVNHPNVIKLYSVGYDQGYFYIAMELVNGGSLEQRIRREGTINEEEGLRIGREVAEGLRAAQQLGLIHRDVKPANILFTETGTSKVVDFGLALFVERGPDSSSEIWATPYYVAPEKIIDNREDYRSDIFSLGATLFHALTGRPPHKAESNNIQELRMIKCKRVALEDSGLRFAPRTIHVINRMVAFRPQERCANYDETVEELRLAEGLVGQNYKVRFSNRKLRWLIGAAAALVVTFAVGWLMRSTGDRAAVAITETVDASRNDLAGEGVTLQAGRETVAERFLEARAIMLEKKRFAESRQQFQRLIESGQARQPTLNWARFNAALCSIVIGKKEDAVGHLKKMAEDTGEGSSLVSADLAAFFKSLGSRMGTNLGLGTPQADLNYNTAQEPVLGYLLQGLAEWHFGDAALGAAELEYFSQHLVDVKTGVGASSLEWVQSYASIYALYEKDLITAKGVQNLAAPHDLKGCQSALATVKKARDSLRTGGTLKQALAKREDELKRELVRLRLDVQREKMASDRVLRERELAQLSELLAVIPTLVQGYDYSRVVELLKDVRFESPEVQSALEGRRYLYEQGQAFLVQLFADISTQGYQGKLQRVAGSTVEGKVTAADLTQITVSLERGALTLPLDSLAPETLLEAAQFFAAQTTDSTDYYLRQERIAVFARVTGLHNLSATVAAQLMEENRGFRSRWMKVVQ; this is encoded by the coding sequence GTGACCCCACCCCCCGAACAGTCTTACCTCAGCACCTGTCCCGTCTGTCAAAACCAGATTGATGTGACATCGCTGGAGCCGTTCACGAAGCTGAAATGTCCTTTCTGCGGTCAAATGGTGCGGGTACGGCGGAAGTTTGATCACTTCATGATCGTGCGCCAGATCGGCGAAGGTGGGATGAGCCGGGTGTTTGAAGCTGAGGATGAGACGCTAGGGCGGCGTGTGGCGCTAAAGATCCTCAACCGCCAATATTCCCGCGATGCGGCCCGGGTGGAGCAATTCCGCCAGGAAGCCCTCATCACGGCGAATGTGAACCACCCCAACGTGATCAAGCTCTACTCCGTGGGCTACGATCAAGGCTACTTCTACATCGCCATGGAACTGGTGAATGGGGGGAGCCTGGAGCAGCGGATCCGCCGGGAAGGGACGATCAACGAGGAAGAAGGCCTGCGAATTGGCCGGGAAGTGGCCGAAGGTCTGCGCGCTGCCCAGCAACTAGGCCTGATTCACCGAGATGTGAAGCCGGCGAACATTCTGTTTACCGAGACCGGAACTTCAAAGGTGGTGGACTTTGGCCTAGCTTTGTTTGTGGAGCGCGGGCCGGATTCTTCGAGTGAGATCTGGGCCACCCCGTATTATGTGGCTCCAGAAAAGATCATTGATAACCGGGAGGATTACCGGAGCGATATTTTTAGCCTCGGTGCAACGCTTTTTCATGCGCTGACAGGCCGCCCACCTCATAAGGCGGAGTCCAACAACATCCAGGAACTGCGCATGATCAAATGCAAGCGCGTGGCCCTGGAGGATAGTGGACTGCGTTTTGCCCCTCGCACCATTCACGTGATCAATCGCATGGTCGCCTTTCGCCCTCAGGAGCGCTGTGCGAACTACGATGAAACGGTGGAGGAACTGCGCCTCGCCGAAGGGCTGGTGGGACAAAACTACAAAGTGCGTTTCAGCAATCGCAAGCTGCGCTGGCTCATCGGGGCCGCAGCCGCGCTGGTGGTGACCTTTGCCGTGGGCTGGCTGATGCGCAGCACGGGGGACCGTGCAGCCGTGGCCATCACAGAGACGGTGGATGCCTCCCGCAATGACCTAGCAGGTGAGGGGGTGACGCTCCAAGCGGGAAGAGAAACCGTGGCCGAGCGTTTCCTGGAAGCTCGCGCCATCATGCTAGAAAAGAAGCGTTTTGCGGAATCTCGGCAGCAGTTCCAGCGGTTGATCGAATCTGGCCAGGCACGGCAGCCCACTCTAAATTGGGCCCGCTTCAACGCGGCTCTTTGCAGCATCGTGATCGGTAAAAAAGAAGATGCAGTCGGGCATTTGAAAAAGATGGCGGAAGACACCGGGGAAGGCAGCAGTCTTGTCTCAGCTGACTTGGCCGCTTTTTTTAAGTCTTTAGGAAGTCGAATGGGGACGAATCTGGGATTGGGCACGCCGCAGGCAGATCTCAATTACAACACTGCGCAGGAACCTGTGCTGGGCTACTTACTCCAGGGATTGGCCGAATGGCATTTTGGTGATGCGGCCTTGGGCGCTGCCGAGTTGGAGTATTTTTCACAGCACTTGGTGGATGTGAAAACGGGGGTGGGCGCTTCGTCACTGGAGTGGGTGCAGAGTTATGCCTCCATTTATGCGTTGTATGAAAAAGATCTCATCACGGCAAAAGGTGTGCAAAATCTGGCTGCGCCCCATGATCTCAAAGGGTGTCAATCCGCGCTAGCCACGGTCAAAAAAGCGCGTGATAGCCTGCGCACAGGCGGAACTTTGAAGCAAGCGCTCGCTAAACGTGAAGATGAACTGAAGCGTGAACTGGTTCGCCTCCGCCTGGATGTGCAGCGCGAGAAAATGGCGAGTGATCGCGTGCTGAGGGAGCGTGAACTGGCGCAACTTTCAGAGCTTTTGGCGGTGATCCCCACCTTGGTTCAGGGCTACGATTACAGTCGTGTGGTGGAGCTGTTAAAGGATGTGCGGTTCGAGTCTCCAGAGGTGCAGTCCGCATTGGAAGGGCGGCGCTATCTTTATGAGCAGGGGCAGGCCTTTCTAGTGCAACTCTTTGCAGACATTTCCACCCAGGGGTACCAAGGGAAGTTGCAGCGTGTGGCTGGCAGCACCGTGGAGGGCAAAGTCACCGCCGCAGACCTGACCCAGATCACCGTAAGCTTGGAACGCGGGGCGCTGACGCTGCCGCTGGATAGCCTAGCTCCAGAAACCTTGCTAGAGGCCGCTCAATTCTTCGCTGCACAAACGACTGACAGCACCGACTACTACCTGCGGCAGGAGCGCATTGCCGTGTTTGCTCGGGTGACAGGACTGCACAATCTTTCTGCCACCGTGGCTGCACAACTGATGGAGGAGAACCGGGGATTCCGCTCCCGCTGGATGAAGGTGGTGCAGTGA
- a CDS encoding serine/threonine-protein kinase has translation MGDAPAKKKSTTKLNGLNPLGLLDGVLGGQATDWEPPMAEELEPLFPGYHDFQFIDRGGMGAVYAATQKSLERRVAIKILPPEMGQDVAFVDRFHQEARLLARLQHPHIVAIYDFGRNASGHLFIVMEYVEGTSLLDLMKKQPLSLSKTLEVITQVCEALQFAHDHGVIHRDIKPTNILLDVRGRVRVADFGLAKLSATSQQATTQSRTGMVMGTPGYAAPEQRRAEANLDHRADIFSTGVTLYELLTGHLPVGVFEPPSKKSDAPALLDKVVTRALRERPADRYQRASDMQAAIRTVVQRLEQPLMQRAIAKRPIVSMMTSVIVGAGFIYLLDALNTELFEKPKPVNTAYVDSEHGPTVVKLNDRFSLVRLKLNWDEARRRIQVTPGVEMASFHSQQELQDVAKKLHDMGVNAPLWTGGWMNAESGQFAWTDRSAFDFEAWMPKASEPPLLITEIQAKNRTTLRDKAGNTPDWIEVHNPGTLPVDVTGWHLRHLTGRYAFEGRLGGLRSQHSSEQLLIQPGEYKVIYCIESEPQESGSLAFGFQLEAQGGRLRWSDPQGHIVQAMEGDWPVFPADASLVYDMSGQKWGWASQPTPGKANAVSDEQQAIKDGAMTPKNNQAILMLPDFEGRWSLDTQRRTAWSLVRHSSR, from the coding sequence ATGGGAGACGCCCCCGCGAAAAAAAAATCCACCACGAAGCTCAATGGATTGAACCCCCTAGGGCTTTTGGATGGAGTATTGGGGGGCCAAGCGACAGATTGGGAACCTCCGATGGCGGAGGAGTTGGAGCCGCTGTTTCCTGGTTATCACGATTTCCAGTTCATTGATCGTGGCGGTATGGGCGCTGTGTATGCGGCCACGCAAAAGTCTTTAGAAAGACGGGTAGCCATTAAAATACTGCCACCCGAGATGGGGCAGGACGTGGCCTTTGTGGATCGGTTCCACCAAGAGGCACGTTTGCTGGCTCGGCTTCAGCACCCTCACATTGTGGCCATCTATGATTTCGGTCGAAATGCCTCGGGCCACCTTTTCATCGTGATGGAGTATGTGGAGGGGACTTCTCTGCTGGATCTGATGAAAAAACAGCCTTTGTCTTTGAGCAAAACGCTCGAAGTCATTACGCAGGTTTGTGAGGCTCTCCAGTTTGCCCATGATCATGGCGTGATTCATCGTGACATTAAACCTACCAACATTCTGCTGGATGTGCGGGGGAGGGTGCGAGTGGCAGATTTTGGCCTGGCTAAATTATCCGCGACGTCTCAACAGGCGACCACGCAGAGCCGCACGGGTATGGTCATGGGAACGCCAGGTTACGCAGCACCTGAGCAGCGCCGTGCAGAGGCAAACCTTGACCACCGGGCAGACATCTTTAGCACAGGGGTGACGCTGTATGAGCTTTTAACTGGTCACCTGCCGGTGGGCGTTTTTGAACCGCCTTCCAAAAAATCGGATGCGCCGGCCCTGCTGGATAAGGTGGTGACTCGTGCTCTGCGTGAACGCCCTGCAGACCGCTACCAGCGTGCGAGTGACATGCAGGCTGCCATCCGGACGGTGGTGCAGCGTCTGGAGCAGCCCTTGATGCAACGGGCCATCGCTAAACGCCCCATCGTGTCCATGATGACGTCAGTCATCGTCGGCGCAGGTTTCATTTACTTGCTGGATGCGCTGAACACGGAACTCTTTGAGAAGCCCAAACCCGTCAATACCGCCTATGTGGACAGCGAGCATGGCCCGACGGTGGTGAAGCTCAATGATCGATTTTCTTTAGTTCGACTCAAGCTGAATTGGGACGAAGCTCGGCGCCGTATCCAAGTGACGCCGGGTGTGGAAATGGCCAGTTTCCATAGCCAACAAGAGCTGCAGGATGTGGCGAAAAAACTGCATGATATGGGCGTGAATGCGCCTCTCTGGACGGGTGGTTGGATGAACGCCGAAAGCGGTCAATTTGCCTGGACGGATCGCAGTGCTTTTGACTTTGAGGCCTGGATGCCGAAGGCGTCAGAGCCCCCTTTGCTGATCACGGAGATTCAGGCTAAAAATCGAACCACTCTTCGCGATAAAGCTGGCAATACACCGGACTGGATCGAGGTGCATAATCCTGGGACATTACCCGTAGATGTCACCGGCTGGCATCTGCGGCACCTCACAGGGCGCTATGCTTTTGAAGGGCGGCTGGGCGGGCTGCGCAGCCAGCATAGCTCGGAACAACTGCTCATCCAGCCAGGAGAATACAAGGTCATTTACTGCATCGAGTCTGAGCCTCAAGAGTCCGGTAGTTTGGCTTTCGGATTCCAACTGGAAGCACAGGGGGGGCGCCTGCGTTGGTCTGACCCGCAAGGCCACATCGTGCAGGCAATGGAAGGGGACTGGCCCGTTTTCCCGGCAGATGCTAGCCTCGTTTATGACATGTCAGGCCAGAAATGGGGCTGGGCATCTCAGCCGACTCCTGGAAAAGCAAATGCTGTGTCTGATGAGCAGCAAGCGATCAAAGACGGAGCCATGACTCCCAAAAATAATCAGGCGATCCTGATGCTGCCAGACTTTGAAGGCCGGTGGTCTCTGGATACGCAGCGCCGCACCGCTTGGTCTCTGGTGCGGCATTCCTCGCGGTGA
- a CDS encoding RNA polymerase sigma factor has translation MNSHTHHGGFPATRWSVVLALRDEDDSRRGRLALDELCQIYWRPIYSYARYQGLAPADAEDLTQSFFSFALEKDLFSTADASLGKMRNYLLTAFSRHIKHWQRQANAQKRGGGREIVSIEASQAEDEITIDPADHRTPESIYQRLCALRIIEAAIDQLAKEQAAAGKEEHFRLLRSRLDPSQAGSGNDAEMAAQLGISHDAVRQSISRLRKRFREIMRDLVAATLSDPTDESVQEELAALRNALVG, from the coding sequence ATGAATTCACACACTCATCATGGAGGTTTTCCCGCAACACGATGGAGCGTCGTTTTAGCATTGCGTGACGAGGATGACAGCCGTCGTGGAAGACTGGCTCTTGATGAGCTCTGTCAGATTTACTGGCGGCCCATCTACTCTTATGCACGCTATCAGGGACTGGCCCCAGCAGATGCAGAAGACCTCACCCAGAGCTTTTTCAGCTTCGCTCTTGAGAAAGACCTCTTCTCAACGGCTGACGCCTCTCTGGGTAAAATGCGTAATTATCTACTCACCGCCTTCAGCCGACACATCAAACACTGGCAAAGGCAGGCCAATGCACAAAAACGAGGTGGGGGTCGAGAGATCGTCTCGATTGAAGCCTCGCAAGCGGAGGATGAGATCACCATTGACCCAGCAGATCACCGGACGCCGGAGTCCATCTACCAGAGGCTCTGCGCTTTGCGCATCATTGAGGCCGCTATCGACCAACTGGCGAAGGAACAAGCAGCCGCCGGCAAAGAAGAGCATTTTCGCTTGCTACGCAGTCGTCTGGATCCCTCCCAAGCCGGATCTGGCAATGATGCCGAAATGGCGGCTCAACTTGGCATCAGTCATGATGCCGTGAGACAATCCATTTCCAGATTGCGAAAACGCTTCCGAGAAATCATGCGTGACCTTGTAGCCGCCACCCTTTCCGATCCCACCGACGAGTCCGTCCAGGAAGAACTCGCCGCCTTGCGCAATGCGCTTGTCGGGTAA